In the Pungitius pungitius chromosome 5, fPunPun2.1, whole genome shotgun sequence genome, one interval contains:
- the mvk gene encoding mevalonate kinase isoform X2, which yields MEEVKRLDAELVRKLREFVGVTNGNLDTCNMATLAFLYIYLSVFGSAELPSLTVTVWSELPTGAGLGSSAAYSVCLSAALLCANGTIPAALREWDPSARWCQEDLELINSWAFQGEMIIHGNPSGVDNAVGTWGGMLRFLAGKIIPLSRVPLLRILLTNTKVPRSTKVLVAGVKDKINKFPSIMNPVLDSVDAISCNCEKVLSEMTCEPITGEHYNILEELIDINQHHLNVMGVGHPSLDTLCRVTLTKGLHSKLTGAGGGGCGITLLRPETESSVVQITVQDLKDCGFDCWETSIGGPGVQQHSAASVKEEVLEILNRY from the exons ATGGAGGAGGTGAAACGTCTGGATGCTGAACTTGTGAGGAAACTACGTGAATTTGTTGGTGTCACTAACGGAAACTTGGATACCTGCAACATGGCCACCCTAGCCTTCCTCTACATCTACCTCTCAGTGTTTGGATCAGC TGAGCTGCCCAGCCTTACGGTGACTGTGTGGTCTGAGCTGCCTACTGGAGCGGGACTGGGCTCAAGTGCTGCCTACtctgtgtgtttaagtgcagCTCTGCTTTGTGCAAATGGAACCATCCCCGCTGCTCTCAGGGAGTGGGATCCCTCCGCCAG GTGGTGTCAGGAGGACCTAGAGCTGATCAACAGCTGGGCTTTCCAAGGAGAGATGATCATCCATGGGAATCCTTCTGGAGTGGATAACGCTGTAGGAACATGGG GTGGCATGCTGAGATTCTTGGCTGGAAAGATAATACCACTGAGCAG GGTACCGTTATTAAGAATCCTCCTCACTAACACCAAAGTACCACGTAGCACCAAGGTACTCGTTGCCGGGGTGAAGGACAAGATTAACAAG TTTCCCTCCATCATGAACCCAGTGCTTGACTCGGTTGATGCCATTTCCTGCAATTGTGAGAAAGTCCTCTCAGAGATGACATGTGAGCCTATAACTGGAGAGCACTACAATATTCTTGAG GAGCTTATTGATATTAACCAGCACCACCTGAATGTGATGGGCGTGGGGCACCCTTCCCTGGACACACTGTGCCGGGTCACATTGACCAAAGGCCTCCATAGCAAGCTCACTGGAGCAGGTGGGGGAGGCTGTGGAATCACTCTCCTGAGACCAG AAACGGAGTCCTCTGTTGTCCAGATTACAGTGCAGGACTTGAAAGACTGTGGCTTTGACTGCTGGGAAACAAGTATTGGCGGCCCGGGTGTCCAGCAGCACTCTGCTGCCTCAGTAAAGGAGGAGGTTCTGGAGATTTTAAACCGGTACTGA
- the ube3b gene encoding ubiquitin-protein ligase E3B, with protein sequence MFSIPQSSKSEFLDKARQAREERRGQKDKEKSAILIQALVRRFLCRCRLQKQIRKEVDDYFQASETGTSKRNALSIFKITRKLLFVYRLEDKMRFEKLCRAILASMEVENEPKVWYVSLALSKDLTIPWLKQIKDVLWTCCQLLKNLKPDILQDNKLVTLYLTMLVTFTDTLTWRIVRGKGEALRPALTRICENIMGHLNQKGFYSMLQILLTNGLARSKPSLSQGTLTAVFSLSLRPVIAAHFSDNLLRSFLLHIMSVPAVVSHLSVLTPECMASIQTHDLLRKFILFLSREEQCLDICVCLEGSHTLCLLGNLIHLGFLTQKVLEEEANHFVKDLTDMLSYCQRYVSQKKSNLTHWHPVLGWFSQTVDYGLNESMPLVTKQLQYLWGVSVIRTLFSDVLSKKLESLEPTPPPPQPSTSQNNLPVKNLFKRAFQKSASVRNILKPVGGKRVDSAEVQKVCSICVLYQTALSTLTQIRLQILTGLTHLDDLLPKLWAFICELGPQGGLKLFMECLNNDTEESKQLLAMLMLFCDCSRHLITILDDIEVYEEQTSFKTEELITISSFLNTFVFKMVWDGILENAKGEKLELFHSVHGWLMVLYERDCRRRFSPDEHWLRKDLKPSLLFQELEKGKKRAQLLLQYIPHVIPHKNRVLLFRNIVTKEKESLGLIETSSASPHVTHITIRRSRMLEDGYDQLRRLPANSIKGVIRVKFVNDLGVDEAGIDQDGVFKEFLEEIIKKVFNPALNLFKTTSGNERLYPSPTSYIHENHLQLFEFVGKMLGKAIYEGIVVDVPFASFFLSQVLGHHHSTFYSSIDELPSLDSEFYKNLTSIKRYDGDVGDLGLSLSYDEDVMGQLVCHELIPGGKTMPVTNENKISYIHLMAHFRMHTQIKEQTAAFIRGFRSIINSEWLHMFSTPEVQRLISGDNAEIDLDDLKKHTVYYGGFHSSHRVIIWLWDILSSDFTSDERAMFLKFVTSCSRPPLLGFAYLKPPFSIRCVEVSDDQDTGDTLGSVLRGFFTIRKKEPGGRLPTSSTCFNLLKLPNYSKKSILRDKLRYAISMNTGFELS encoded by the exons TTCCTGGACAAAGCCAGGCAGGccagggaggaaaggagaggacagAAGGACAAGGAGAAGTCCGCCATCCTCATCCAAGCCCTGGTCAGAAGATTCCTCTGCCGCTGCAGACTCCAGAAGCAAATACG GAAAGAGGTTGATGACTATTTTCAAGCTTCTGAAACTGGGACAtcaaaaagaaatgcactttCAATTTTCAAAATCACTAGAAAACTACTTTTTGTGTATCGTCTAGAGGATAAGATG AGGTTTGAGAAGCTCTGTCGTGCAATCCTTGCCAGCATGGAGGTTGAAAATGAACCTAAA GTCTGGTATGTTTCCTTGGCTCTCTCCAAAGACCTTACCATTCCCTggctgaaacaaataaaagatgTGTTGTGGACCTGCTGCCAACTACTGAAAAATTTAAag CCCGACATACTTCAGGACAATAAATTGGTCACGCTTTACCTCACCATGCTGGTGACCTTCACGGACACTTTAACCTGGCGTATAGTCAGAGGGAAGG GAGAAGCTCTCAGACCGGCTTTGACCAGGATTTGTGAGAATATCATGGGCCATCTAAATCAAAAGGGATTCTATTCAATGCTGCAG ATCTTGCTGACTAATGGCTTGGCTCGTTCAAAACCGTCTCTCTCCCAAGGCACTCTAACAGCGGTCTTCTCTTTGTCACTGAG GCCAGTCATTGCTGCTCACTTCTCTGATAACCTACTAAGATCATTCCTCCTTCACATCATGTCGGTTCCCGCCGTCGTATCTCACCTCAGCGTGCTTACTCCAGAG TGTATGGCGTCGATTCAGACACATGACCTGCTGCGTAAGTTCATTCTGTTTCTCAGCCGGGAAGAACAGTGTTtggacatctgtgtgtgtctcgaGGGAAGCCACACACTCTGCTTACTAG GCAACCTGATTCACTTGGGGTTCCTTACTCAGAAAGTCCTCGAAGAGGAGGCCAATCATTTTGTGAAGGACCTGACTGACATGCTGTCCTACTGCCAGAGATATGTATCCCAAAAGAAGTCCAACCTCACCCACTGGCACCCTGTTCTCGGCTGGTTCTCCCAGACTGTAGATTACGG TCTGAATGAGTCAATGCCGCTGGTCACTAAACAGCTTCAGTACCTGTGGGGTGTTTCTGTCATTCGGACGCTCTTCAGTGACGTCCTCTCTAAAAAGCTGGAGAGTTTGGAGCCGACTCCTCCGCCACCGCAGCCTAGCACCTCACAAAACAATCTACCAGTTAAAA ACCTCTTCAAGCGTGCATTCCAGAAGTCGGCGTCTGTACGGAACATACTGAAACCCGTTGGAGGCAAGCGGGTGGATTCAGCTGAAGTTCAGAAGGTTTGCAGCATCTGTGTTCTCTACCAGACTGCTTTGTCAACACTAACGCAGATACGACTCCAGATACTTACCG GTCTGACGCATCTTGATGACCTTTTGCCCAAACTTTGGGCCTTCATCTGTGAGCTTGGCCCTCAGGGAGGCCTCAAACTCTTCATGGAGTGTCTGAACAACGACACTGAAGAGTCCAAGCAGCTCCTGGCTATGCTCATGCTCTTTTGTGACTGCTCACGGCACCTCATCAC AATTCTGGATGACATTGAAGTCTATGAAGAACAAACATCTTTCAAGACCGAAGAACTCATCACCATCTCTTCATTTCTGAACACATTTGTGTTCAAGATGGTATGGGATGGCATcttgg AAAATGCGAAGGGAGAGAAACTGGAGTTGTTCCACAGTGTTCATGGCTGGTTGATGGTGCTTTACGAGCGGGACTGCAGGCGCCGATTCTCTCCTGATGAACACTGGCTACGCAA GGACTTAAAGCCCAGCCTTTTGTTCCAAGAGCTGGAGAAAGGCAAGAAAAGAGCCCAGCTTCTACTGCAATACATCCCACATGTCATCCCACATAAAAAC AGGGTGCTGCTGTTCAGGAACATCGTTACCAAGGAGAAAGAGAGTTTAGGATTGATAGAAACGAGCTCTGCTTCACCACATGTCACTCATATAACGATTCGTCGCTCACGGATGTTAGAG GATGGATACGACCAGCTCCGCAGATTACCAGCAAATTCCATTAAAGGCGTCATTCGTGTCAAGTTTGTCAACGACCTGGGAGTAGACGAGGCTGGTATCGATCAGGACGGAGTGTTCAAAGAGTTTCTAGAGGAGATCATTAAAAAAGTGTTCAATCCAGCTCTCAATCTTTTCAAG ACTACCAGTGGAAACGAAAGGCTGTATCCTTCCCCAACATCTTACATCCATGAGAACCATTTGCAGCTATTTGAGTTTGTGGGGAAGATGCTCGGGAAAGCCATTTATGAG GGCATCGTTGTGGATGTCCCTTTTGCCTCCTTCTTCCTCAGTCAAGTCTTGGGTCACCACCACAGCACTTTCTACAGCTCCATTGATGAGCTGCCTTCGCTGGACTCTGAATTTTACAAAAACCTCACTTCCATCAAG cgCTACGATGGAGATGTAGGAGACCTAGGACTGTCGTTGTCCTACGACGAGGATGTAATGGGGCAG CTCGTCTGTCATGAACTGATACCTGGAGGGAAAACCATGCCAGTCACCAACGAAAACAA GATCAGCTACATCCACCTGATGGCTCACTTCCGGATGCACACGCAGATTAAGGAGCAAACGGCAGCTTTCATCCGGGGCTTCCGCAGCATCATTAACTCGGAGTGGCTGCACATGTTTTCCACCCCTGAGGTTCAGCGTCTTATCTCAGGAGACAATGCAGAGATTGATCTTGATGATCTCAA GAAGCATACGGTCTACTATGGAGGGTTTCACAGCAGCCACCGTGTCATCATCTGGCTGTGGGACATCCTGTCCAGTGACTTCACCTCTGACGAGAGGGCTATGTTCCTCAAA tTTGTTACAAGCTGCTCCAGGCCGCCTCTTTTAGGTTTTGCCTACCTCAAACCACCTTTCTCCATCCGTTGTGTGGAAGTTTCAGATGATCAG GACACCGGAGACACCCTTGGCAGTGTTCTTAGGGGCTTTTTCACAATCCGCAAGAAGGAACCCGGTGGTCGACTTCCCACTTCATCAACATGCTTTAACCTGCTCAAGTTGCCTAATTATAGCAAGAAGAGCATCCTGCGTGACAAGCTGCGCTACGCCATCAGTATGAACACAGGGTTTGAGCTGTCCTAA
- the aldh3b2 gene encoding aldehyde dehydrogenase family 3 member B1 isoform X1 produces the protein MSGKKRACTACQRNGRLTCRRTRLGEPCLKTDPLECVDLLSRARVAFRAGRTMMEVFRLAQLEAVVRMLEEHECDFVDALGRDLHKPRFETVVSELILVKNEALHAINNLKKWMQPQHVERNLSTTLDECLVFSEPLGVVLIVGTWCNPVQTCLVPLVGAIAAGNCALISPCECTAHTAELLHRLIPFYLDNECFHGIRSGTHLLPEVVELNFDHVFFTGDREEGCRIATAAARTLTPVTLVLGGKNPCYVDQHCDISTTAQRVAWARFHNAGQSLVAPDYILCHADVQARLLQALKCCLMQFYGPDPRESRSYGRMVNLEIFNRTRDLLWRSGKVAVGGQVIEAEKYIAPTILTEVAESDPIMHQDIYGPVIPVLTVNNIEEAIAFINKKEKPLCVYAYSTNSKVISRLMSETSSGSFCANDSILQSLMVALPFGGVGSSGMGSYHGRQSFDTFSHRKSCLLRGTRFECVTYLRYPPYADHNLSLMTWANTLSQKSQGWCQIL, from the exons ATGAGCGGGAAAAAAAGGGCGTGCACTGCTTGTCAGAGGAACGGCCGGTTAACATGCAGAAG GACTAGGCTGGGGGAGCCCTGCCTGAAGACGGACCCCCTTGAGTGTGTTGATCTGCTGAGCAGGGCGAGAGTGGCCTTTCGAGCAGGACGGACCATGATGGAGGTCTTCAGGCTGGCTCAGCTGGAGGCCGTTGTGCGGATGCTTGAGGAACATGAGTGTGACTTTGTGGATGCTCTTGGAAGGGACCTCCATAAG cCAAGGTTTGAGACAGTTGTGTCAGAACTGATTCTGGTGAAGAATGAGGCCCTTCATGCCATCAACAACCTTAAGAAGTGGATGCAGCCGCAGCACGTCGAAAGAAACCTG TCCACCACGTTGGACGAGTGTCTTGTATTCAGTGAGCCGCTGGGGGTGGTGTTGATCGTGGGGACCTGGTGCAATCCAGTCCAAACCTGTCTGGTGCCACTGGTAGGGGCCATCGCTGCAG GAAACTGTGCTCTCATCAGCCCCTGTGAGTGCACCGCTCACACGGCGGAGCTCCTTCATCGTCTCATTCCCTTCTACTTGGACAAT GAATGTTTCCACGGGATCCGGTCGGGCACACATCTCTTGCCAGAAGTTGTGGAACTTAATTTTGACCATGTTTTCTTTACAG GCGACAGGGAGGAGGGATGCCGAATTGCTACGGCTGCAGCTCGCACACTCACACCTGTCACCTTGGTTTTGGGCGGCAAGAACCCCTGTTATGTAGACCAACACTGTGACATTTCTACCACCGCACAACGCGTTGCTTGGGCCCGTTTTCACAACGCTGGACAGAGCTTGGTGGCTCCTGACTACATCTTGTGCCACGCGGATGTCCAAGCACGGCTGTTGCAGGCCCTGAAGTGCTGCTTGATGCAGTTCTACGGCCCCGATCCCAGAGAGTCGCGCAGTTATGGCCGCATGGTCAATCTGGAGATCTTCAACCGTACAAGAGACCTGCTGTGGAGATCTGGCAAGGTGGCTGTGGGAGGCCAAGTGATAGAAGCAGAAAAATACATTG CGCCAACAATCTTGACGGAGGTAGCAGAATCGGATCCCATCATGCATCAGGACATTTATGGGCCAGTTATCCCTGTTCTGACTGTAAACAACATTGAGGAAGCAATTGCCTTCATTAACAAGAAAGAGAAACCCCTCTGTGTGTATGCATATTCCACCAATAGCAAG GTAATCTCAAGGCTAATGAGTGAGACCTCCAGTGGAAGCTTCTGCGCCAATGACAGCATCCTGCAGAGTCTCATGGTGGCTCTACCATTTGGTGGAGTTG GTTCCAGTGGGATGGGTTCCTACCATGGCCGCCAAAGCTTTGATACCTTCTCTCACAGGAAGTCATGCCTACTAAGAGGCACACGGTTTGAGTGTGTAACCTATCTGCGTTACCCACCCTATGCGGACCACAATCTGTCTCTAATGACCTGGGCCAATACCCTGTCTCAGAAGAGCCAGGGCTGGTGCCAGATCCTGTGA
- the aldh3b2 gene encoding aldehyde dehydrogenase family 3 member B1 isoform X2: protein MSLEPSPSPSRWIRVPQRTRLGEPCLKTDPLECVDLLSRARVAFRAGRTMMEVFRLAQLEAVVRMLEEHECDFVDALGRDLHKPRFETVVSELILVKNEALHAINNLKKWMQPQHVERNLSTTLDECLVFSEPLGVVLIVGTWCNPVQTCLVPLVGAIAAGNCALISPCECTAHTAELLHRLIPFYLDNECFHGIRSGTHLLPEVVELNFDHVFFTGDREEGCRIATAAARTLTPVTLVLGGKNPCYVDQHCDISTTAQRVAWARFHNAGQSLVAPDYILCHADVQARLLQALKCCLMQFYGPDPRESRSYGRMVNLEIFNRTRDLLWRSGKVAVGGQVIEAEKYIAPTILTEVAESDPIMHQDIYGPVIPVLTVNNIEEAIAFINKKEKPLCVYAYSTNSKVISRLMSETSSGSFCANDSILQSLMVALPFGGVGSSGMGSYHGRQSFDTFSHRKSCLLRGTRFECVTYLRYPPYADHNLSLMTWANTLSQKSQGWCQIL from the exons ATGAGCCTCGAACCGAGCCCGTCTCCGTCCCGATGGATCAGAGTACCGCAGAG GACTAGGCTGGGGGAGCCCTGCCTGAAGACGGACCCCCTTGAGTGTGTTGATCTGCTGAGCAGGGCGAGAGTGGCCTTTCGAGCAGGACGGACCATGATGGAGGTCTTCAGGCTGGCTCAGCTGGAGGCCGTTGTGCGGATGCTTGAGGAACATGAGTGTGACTTTGTGGATGCTCTTGGAAGGGACCTCCATAAG cCAAGGTTTGAGACAGTTGTGTCAGAACTGATTCTGGTGAAGAATGAGGCCCTTCATGCCATCAACAACCTTAAGAAGTGGATGCAGCCGCAGCACGTCGAAAGAAACCTG TCCACCACGTTGGACGAGTGTCTTGTATTCAGTGAGCCGCTGGGGGTGGTGTTGATCGTGGGGACCTGGTGCAATCCAGTCCAAACCTGTCTGGTGCCACTGGTAGGGGCCATCGCTGCAG GAAACTGTGCTCTCATCAGCCCCTGTGAGTGCACCGCTCACACGGCGGAGCTCCTTCATCGTCTCATTCCCTTCTACTTGGACAAT GAATGTTTCCACGGGATCCGGTCGGGCACACATCTCTTGCCAGAAGTTGTGGAACTTAATTTTGACCATGTTTTCTTTACAG GCGACAGGGAGGAGGGATGCCGAATTGCTACGGCTGCAGCTCGCACACTCACACCTGTCACCTTGGTTTTGGGCGGCAAGAACCCCTGTTATGTAGACCAACACTGTGACATTTCTACCACCGCACAACGCGTTGCTTGGGCCCGTTTTCACAACGCTGGACAGAGCTTGGTGGCTCCTGACTACATCTTGTGCCACGCGGATGTCCAAGCACGGCTGTTGCAGGCCCTGAAGTGCTGCTTGATGCAGTTCTACGGCCCCGATCCCAGAGAGTCGCGCAGTTATGGCCGCATGGTCAATCTGGAGATCTTCAACCGTACAAGAGACCTGCTGTGGAGATCTGGCAAGGTGGCTGTGGGAGGCCAAGTGATAGAAGCAGAAAAATACATTG CGCCAACAATCTTGACGGAGGTAGCAGAATCGGATCCCATCATGCATCAGGACATTTATGGGCCAGTTATCCCTGTTCTGACTGTAAACAACATTGAGGAAGCAATTGCCTTCATTAACAAGAAAGAGAAACCCCTCTGTGTGTATGCATATTCCACCAATAGCAAG GTAATCTCAAGGCTAATGAGTGAGACCTCCAGTGGAAGCTTCTGCGCCAATGACAGCATCCTGCAGAGTCTCATGGTGGCTCTACCATTTGGTGGAGTTG GTTCCAGTGGGATGGGTTCCTACCATGGCCGCCAAAGCTTTGATACCTTCTCTCACAGGAAGTCATGCCTACTAAGAGGCACACGGTTTGAGTGTGTAACCTATCTGCGTTACCCACCCTATGCGGACCACAATCTGTCTCTAATGACCTGGGCCAATACCCTGTCTCAGAAGAGCCAGGGCTGGTGCCAGATCCTGTGA
- the mvk gene encoding mevalonate kinase isoform X1, which produces MQVPDLFVSAPGKAILHGEHAVVHGKVALAVSLNLRTYLSLKGTTAGSVCINLPNIDTFLSWDLSELKQLIPYSCGKMEEVKRLDAELVRKLREFVGVTNGNLDTCNMATLAFLYIYLSVFGSAELPSLTVTVWSELPTGAGLGSSAAYSVCLSAALLCANGTIPAALREWDPSARWCQEDLELINSWAFQGEMIIHGNPSGVDNAVGTWGGMLRFLAGKIIPLSRVPLLRILLTNTKVPRSTKVLVAGVKDKINKFPSIMNPVLDSVDAISCNCEKVLSEMTCEPITGEHYNILEELIDINQHHLNVMGVGHPSLDTLCRVTLTKGLHSKLTGAGGGGCGITLLRPETESSVVQITVQDLKDCGFDCWETSIGGPGVQQHSAASVKEEVLEILNRY; this is translated from the exons ATGCAAGTCCCGGACCTATTCGTGTCTGCTCCAGGGAAGGCGATCCTGCACGGAGAGCACGCGGTTGTGCACGGCAAG GTGGCTCTTGCTGTGAGTTTGAACTTGAGAACATATTTATCGTTGAAAGGCACCACCGCTGGCAGTGTTTGCATCAACCTCCCAAATATTGACACATTCCTCTCCTGGGACCTGTCTGAACTGAAACAGCTTATTCCTTATTCCTGTG GTAAGATGGAGGAGGTGAAACGTCTGGATGCTGAACTTGTGAGGAAACTACGTGAATTTGTTGGTGTCACTAACGGAAACTTGGATACCTGCAACATGGCCACCCTAGCCTTCCTCTACATCTACCTCTCAGTGTTTGGATCAGC TGAGCTGCCCAGCCTTACGGTGACTGTGTGGTCTGAGCTGCCTACTGGAGCGGGACTGGGCTCAAGTGCTGCCTACtctgtgtgtttaagtgcagCTCTGCTTTGTGCAAATGGAACCATCCCCGCTGCTCTCAGGGAGTGGGATCCCTCCGCCAG GTGGTGTCAGGAGGACCTAGAGCTGATCAACAGCTGGGCTTTCCAAGGAGAGATGATCATCCATGGGAATCCTTCTGGAGTGGATAACGCTGTAGGAACATGGG GTGGCATGCTGAGATTCTTGGCTGGAAAGATAATACCACTGAGCAG GGTACCGTTATTAAGAATCCTCCTCACTAACACCAAAGTACCACGTAGCACCAAGGTACTCGTTGCCGGGGTGAAGGACAAGATTAACAAG TTTCCCTCCATCATGAACCCAGTGCTTGACTCGGTTGATGCCATTTCCTGCAATTGTGAGAAAGTCCTCTCAGAGATGACATGTGAGCCTATAACTGGAGAGCACTACAATATTCTTGAG GAGCTTATTGATATTAACCAGCACCACCTGAATGTGATGGGCGTGGGGCACCCTTCCCTGGACACACTGTGCCGGGTCACATTGACCAAAGGCCTCCATAGCAAGCTCACTGGAGCAGGTGGGGGAGGCTGTGGAATCACTCTCCTGAGACCAG AAACGGAGTCCTCTGTTGTCCAGATTACAGTGCAGGACTTGAAAGACTGTGGCTTTGACTGCTGGGAAACAAGTATTGGCGGCCCGGGTGTCCAGCAGCACTCTGCTGCCTCAGTAAAGGAGGAGGTTCTGGAGATTTTAAACCGGTACTGA
- the mmab gene encoding corrinoid adenosyltransferase produces the protein MASFILKPAYLYCVVRTSRFKSLFNEHRTRNALVSSRRNATDGDERVPKIYTKTGDKGFSSTFTGERRPKEDHIFEALGNTDELSSAIGLAREFCLDKGHTFTYQLDKIQCILQDVGSNIATPLSSARESHIKKTKFTAQPIADLENWIDTFTAELPPLTNFILPSGGKGSSALHVARTVCRRAERSVAPIVRSGEADPDVAKFLNRLSDYLFTAARYAAEKEGNEAKIYKRPE, from the exons ATGGCTTCGTTTATTTTGAAACCTGCTTACCTCTATTGTGTTGTTAGAACAAGCAGGTTTAAGAGCCTCTTCAACGAGCATCGGACAAGAAACGCACTGGTTTCAAGCAGAAG AAATGCCACTGATGGTGACGAAAGGGTACCTAAGATATACACCAAAACTGGAGACAAAG GTTTCTCAAGTACATTTACAGGAGAAAGGAGGCCAAAAGAGGATCATATTTTTGAAGCCTTGGGAAATACAGATGAGCTGTCATCAGCTATAGG CTTGGCCAGAGAATTCTGCCTCGACAAAGGTCACACATTCACATACCAGCTGGACAAG ATACAGTGCATTTTGCAAGATGTTGGCTCTAATATTGCCACTCCTCTGTCATCTGCAAGAGAGAGTCACATAA AGAAAACTAAATTTACTGCACAGCCAATTGCAGACTTGGAAAACTGGATTGATACATTTACAGCTGAGCTTCCTCCACTGACCAACTTCATTTTACCA TCAGGCGGGAAGGGCAGCTCCGCTTTGCACGTGGCTCGGACAGTGTGTCGCAGGGCAGAACGCAG TGTTGCTCCAATTGTGCGGTCAGGCGAAGCCGATCCAGATGTTGCCAAGTTTTTGAACAG ATTGAGCGACTATTTGTTCACGGCGGCCAGATATGCAGCAGAAAAAGAAGGCAACGAGGCAAAAATCTACAAGAGACCCGAATGA